A portion of the Pseudomonas synxantha BG33R genome contains these proteins:
- the arfB gene encoding alternative ribosome rescue aminoacyl-tRNA hydrolase ArfB, with amino-acid sequence MLVISNNVQLPDAEIELTAIRAQGAGGQNVNKVSSAVHLRFDIPASSLPEFYKERLLALRDSRITSEGVLVLKAQQYRTQEQNRADALERLVELIQSATKVEKKRRPTKPTLGSKKRRLESKTKRGSIKAGRGKVDF; translated from the coding sequence ATGCTGGTGATTTCCAACAACGTACAGTTGCCCGATGCCGAGATCGAGCTGACCGCGATCCGCGCCCAGGGCGCCGGTGGTCAGAACGTCAACAAGGTGTCGAGCGCAGTGCACCTGCGTTTTGACATTCCAGCCTCGTCCTTGCCGGAGTTCTACAAGGAGCGCCTGCTGGCGCTGCGCGACAGCCGTATTACCAGCGAAGGTGTGCTGGTGCTCAAGGCCCAGCAATACCGTACCCAGGAGCAGAATCGTGCCGATGCGTTGGAGCGCCTGGTGGAGTTGATCCAGAGCGCCACCAAGGTCGAGAAAAAGCGCCGTCCGACCAAGCCCACCCTGGGGTCCAAGAAGCGCCGCCTGGAGTCCAAGACCAAGCGCGGCAGCATCAAGGCCGGGCGAGGCAAGGTCGACTTCTAG
- a CDS encoding amino acid permease has protein sequence MSGTHSSSGELKRGLKNRHIQLIALGGAIGTGLFLGSAGVLKSAGPSMILGYAICGFIAFMIMRQLGEMIVEEPVAGSFSHFAHKYWGGFAGFLSGWNCWILYILVGMSELTAVGKYVHYWWPEIPTWVSAAAFFVLINVINLANVKVFGEAEFWFAIIKVVAIVGMIALGSYLLVSGSGGPQASVSNLWDHGGFFPHGVGGLVMAMAIIMFSFGGLEMLGFTAAEADQPRTVIPKAINQVIYRILIFYIGALVVLLSLTPWDSLLATLNASGDAYSGSPFVQVFSMLGSNTAAHILNFVVLTAALSVYNSGTYCNSRMLLGMAEQGDAPKALAKIDKRGVPVRSILASAAITLVAVLMNYLMPHNALELLMSLVVATLVINWAMISFSHFKFRQHMNRTGQVPLFKALWYPYGNIICVAFVVFILGTMLMIPGIDRSVYAIPVWVAFMGVCYWVKNKRAQQSMDMAVPAVK, from the coding sequence ATGAGTGGAACCCATTCCTCTTCAGGCGAGCTGAAACGCGGCCTGAAAAATCGGCATATCCAGTTGATCGCCCTCGGTGGCGCCATCGGCACCGGCCTGTTCCTGGGCTCGGCCGGGGTGCTCAAATCCGCCGGCCCGTCGATGATCCTGGGCTATGCCATCTGCGGCTTTATCGCCTTCATGATCATGCGCCAGCTCGGCGAGATGATCGTCGAGGAGCCGGTAGCCGGTTCGTTCAGCCATTTTGCCCACAAATACTGGGGCGGTTTCGCCGGCTTTCTGTCGGGCTGGAACTGCTGGATTCTTTACATTCTGGTGGGTATGTCGGAGCTGACCGCTGTCGGCAAATACGTGCACTACTGGTGGCCGGAGATCCCGACCTGGGTGTCTGCGGCGGCCTTTTTCGTGCTGATCAACGTGATCAACCTGGCCAACGTCAAGGTCTTCGGTGAAGCCGAGTTCTGGTTTGCCATCATCAAGGTGGTGGCAATCGTTGGCATGATTGCCCTGGGCAGCTATCTGCTGGTCAGTGGCAGCGGCGGCCCGCAAGCCTCGGTGAGCAACCTGTGGGACCACGGCGGGTTTTTCCCCCATGGTGTTGGCGGGTTGGTGATGGCCATGGCGATCATCATGTTCTCGTTCGGCGGCCTGGAAATGCTCGGTTTTACCGCTGCCGAAGCCGATCAACCACGCACCGTGATCCCCAAGGCGATCAATCAGGTGATCTACCGTATCCTGATTTTCTACATCGGCGCTCTGGTGGTGCTGTTGTCGCTGACGCCGTGGGACAGCCTGCTGGCGACCCTCAACGCCTCCGGCGATGCCTACAGTGGCAGCCCGTTCGTGCAGGTGTTCTCGATGCTGGGCAGCAATACCGCCGCGCATATCCTCAACTTCGTGGTGCTGACGGCGGCGCTGTCGGTGTACAACAGCGGCACCTACTGCAATAGCCGTATGTTGCTGGGCATGGCCGAGCAGGGCGACGCGCCCAAGGCCCTGGCGAAGATCGACAAGCGTGGCGTGCCGGTGCGCTCGATCCTGGCCTCGGCAGCGATCACCCTGGTGGCGGTGCTGATGAACTACCTGATGCCCCATAACGCGCTGGAACTGCTGATGTCGCTGGTGGTGGCCACGCTGGTGATCAACTGGGCGATGATCAGCTTCTCGCACTTCAAGTTCCGCCAGCACATGAACCGCACCGGCCAGGTGCCGCTGTTCAAGGCGCTGTGGTATCCGTATGGCAACATTATCTGCGTGGCGTTCGTGGTGTTTATCCTGGGCACCATGTTGATGATTCCGGGCATTGACCGCTCGGTGTACGCGATCCCGGTGTGGGTGGCGTTCATGGGCGTGTGTTACTGGGTCAAGAACAAGCGGGCGCAGCAGTCCATGGATATGGCGGTCCCTGCGGTGAAGTAA
- the rluB gene encoding 23S rRNA pseudouridine(2605) synthase RluB has product MNDQDQKDQEIGPAGEKLQKVLARIGVGSRRDVEAWITQKRIKVNGVEATLGQRVDLHDAITIDGKVIKREEAAESVRRVIMYNKPDGEICTRDDPEGRPTVFDKMPKPKEGRWINIGRLDINTTGLLMFTTDGELANRLMHPSYEMDREYAVRVRGEVDDEMIERLKAGVVLEDGPAKFTDIKQAPGGEGFNHWYHCVVMEGRNREVRRLWESQGLVVSRLKRVRFGPVFLNSDLPMGRWREMSQYEVDILSAEVGLTPVAMPQMNAKSKDKLERMQRKSSRPVARTERVARTLRPALNAPATGGRISREPQIEGERRPTAPSRQEGDRAPRTPRPARGEAPSGGRSNRGEADRPADNASTKRPAKPAANKRPGPKLVADEPSGKRRGAPAGSGQRPGFGRKKPQ; this is encoded by the coding sequence ATGAATGACCAAGACCAGAAAGACCAGGAAATCGGCCCAGCAGGCGAAAAGCTGCAAAAAGTGCTGGCGCGTATCGGTGTGGGCTCGCGCCGCGACGTCGAAGCCTGGATCACCCAGAAGCGCATCAAGGTCAACGGCGTCGAGGCTACCCTCGGCCAGCGCGTCGACCTGCACGATGCAATCACCATTGATGGCAAGGTCATCAAGCGTGAAGAGGCCGCCGAATCGGTGCGCCGCGTGATCATGTACAACAAGCCCGATGGCGAAATCTGCACCCGTGACGACCCGGAAGGCCGTCCGACCGTGTTCGACAAGATGCCCAAGCCCAAGGAAGGCCGCTGGATCAACATCGGTCGTCTGGACATCAACACCACCGGCTTGCTGATGTTCACCACTGACGGCGAACTGGCCAACCGCCTGATGCACCCGTCCTACGAGATGGACCGTGAATACGCCGTGCGTGTACGCGGTGAAGTCGATGACGAGATGATCGAACGCCTCAAGGCCGGCGTGGTGCTGGAAGACGGCCCGGCCAAGTTCACCGACATCAAGCAGGCGCCAGGCGGCGAAGGTTTCAACCACTGGTACCACTGCGTGGTGATGGAAGGGCGTAACCGTGAAGTGCGTCGCCTGTGGGAATCCCAGGGGCTGGTGGTCAGCCGCCTCAAGCGCGTGCGTTTCGGCCCGGTGTTCCTGAACTCCGACCTGCCGATGGGCCGCTGGCGCGAAATGAGCCAGTACGAAGTCGACATCCTCAGCGCCGAAGTCGGCCTGACGCCGGTCGCCATGCCGCAGATGAATGCCAAGAGCAAAGACAAGCTTGAGCGTATGCAGCGTAAATCGTCGCGCCCTGTTGCGCGTACCGAGCGCGTGGCTCGCACCCTTCGCCCGGCGCTGAATGCACCGGCAACCGGCGGTCGTATCTCTCGCGAGCCGCAGATCGAAGGTGAGCGTCGCCCAACCGCACCGTCCCGCCAGGAAGGTGATCGTGCGCCACGCACGCCGCGCCCTGCTCGTGGCGAAGCGCCAAGCGGCGGTCGCAGCAACCGTGGTGAAGCCGATCGCCCGGCCGACAATGCCAGTACCAAGCGTCCAGCCAAGCCGGCGGCGAACAAGCGCCCTGGCCCGAAACTGGTAGCTGATGAGCCGTCGGGCAAGCGCCGTGGCGCACCGGCAGGTTCGGGGCAGCGTCCTGGTTTTGGTCGCAAGAAGCCGCAGTGA
- a CDS encoding DUF1289 domain-containing protein, which translates to MSSTKDPCISICKFSDDICVGCGRSKREIRAWKKLDKVDKRTVLAEAELRLLALGATGRRKSK; encoded by the coding sequence ATGAGTTCCACCAAAGACCCCTGCATCAGCATCTGCAAGTTCAGCGACGACATCTGCGTCGGCTGTGGCCGCAGCAAGCGCGAAATCCGTGCCTGGAAGAAGCTCGACAAAGTCGACAAGCGCACGGTGCTGGCTGAAGCCGAGCTGCGATTGCTGGCGCTGGGTGCCACCGGTCGGCGGAAAAGCAAATGA
- the scpB gene encoding SMC-Scp complex subunit ScpB has product MNLTEPRELAPLLEAFLLASGKPQSLERLFELFEEAERPEPPVFKKALEILRKSCDGRAFELREVASGYRLQIREKFSPWVGRLWEERPQRYSRAMLETMALIAYRQPITRGEIEDVRGVAVNSHIVKTLLEREWIRIVGYRDVPGKPAMFATTKVFLDHFNLKNLDDLPPLAELREMEAEPVLDFDDAPVPQSLQELADASAEPEEPKDETSFHTLLLELDDMEQGIKTDFDDLLRDAADEPQTEVNVEPEPEVEADILGVADAREKLLAAVAALEQPPLSDEEDEARALAEAIENERRQLED; this is encoded by the coding sequence ATGAATCTGACTGAACCCCGCGAACTGGCACCCTTGCTGGAGGCCTTTCTCCTGGCCTCGGGTAAGCCGCAATCCCTGGAGCGCCTGTTCGAACTCTTTGAAGAAGCCGAACGCCCGGAGCCGCCGGTATTCAAGAAGGCGCTGGAGATCCTGCGCAAGTCCTGCGACGGCCGTGCCTTTGAGTTGCGCGAAGTGGCGTCGGGTTATCGCCTGCAGATCCGTGAGAAGTTTTCGCCGTGGGTGGGGCGCTTGTGGGAAGAGCGGCCGCAGCGTTATTCGCGGGCAATGCTGGAAACCATGGCGCTGATCGCCTATCGCCAGCCGATTACCCGTGGCGAAATCGAGGATGTGCGTGGTGTGGCGGTCAACAGCCATATCGTCAAGACTCTGCTGGAGCGCGAGTGGATCCGCATCGTGGGTTACCGCGACGTGCCCGGCAAACCGGCGATGTTCGCCACCACCAAGGTGTTCCTCGATCATTTCAACCTGAAGAACCTCGACGATCTGCCGCCCCTGGCTGAACTGCGCGAAATGGAGGCCGAGCCGGTGCTCGACTTCGACGATGCGCCGGTACCGCAAAGCCTGCAGGAACTGGCCGATGCCAGCGCCGAGCCGGAGGAGCCCAAGGACGAAACCAGCTTCCATACGCTGTTGTTGGAGCTCGATGATATGGAGCAAGGGATCAAGACTGATTTTGACGACCTCTTGCGTGATGCTGCCGACGAGCCGCAGACCGAGGTGAACGTTGAACCCGAGCCCGAAGTCGAAGCAGACATCCTCGGCGTCGCCGATGCCCGGGAAAAACTGCTGGCCGCCGTCGCCGCCCTGGAACAGCCGCCGCTGAGCGACGAAGAAGACGAAGCCCGGGCGCTGGCCGAAGCCATCGAAAACGAACGCCGCCAACTCGAAGACTGA
- a CDS encoding segregation and condensation protein A translates to MEVFLEAFEGPLDLLLYLIRKQNINILDIPVAEITRQYMGYVELMQSVRLELAAEYLVMAAMLAEIKSRMLLPRSETVEAEEDDPRAELIRRLQEYERFKAAAEGIDGLSRVGRDVVVPKLDAPEARARKLLPDVSLEELLMSMAEVLRRGDMFESHQVSREALSTRERMSDVLERLKGGGFVPFVELFTAEEGRLGVVVTFMAILELVKESLVELVQNEPFAAIHVRARAE, encoded by the coding sequence CTGGAGGTCTTCCTGGAAGCCTTCGAAGGCCCGCTGGACTTGCTGCTGTACCTGATCCGCAAGCAGAACATCAACATCCTCGACATTCCGGTGGCGGAAATCACCCGCCAGTACATGGGCTACGTCGAGCTGATGCAGTCGGTGCGCCTGGAACTGGCCGCCGAATACCTGGTGATGGCGGCCATGCTCGCCGAGATCAAGTCGCGCATGTTGTTGCCGCGCTCGGAGACGGTGGAGGCCGAAGAGGATGACCCGCGCGCCGAACTGATCCGCCGCTTGCAGGAGTACGAACGCTTCAAGGCCGCCGCCGAAGGCATTGACGGCCTGAGCCGCGTGGGCCGTGATGTGGTGGTGCCCAAGCTCGACGCACCCGAGGCCCGTGCGCGCAAATTGCTGCCGGACGTGAGCCTGGAAGAATTGCTGATGTCCATGGCCGAGGTGCTGCGCCGTGGCGATATGTTTGAAAGCCACCAGGTCAGCCGCGAAGCGCTGTCTACCCGCGAGCGCATGAGTGATGTGCTGGAGCGCCTGAAGGGCGGTGGGTTTGTGCCGTTTGTCGAACTGTTCACCGCCGAAGAAGGCCGACTAGGTGTGGTGGTGACCTTTATGGCGATCCTCGAACTGGTCAAGGAATCCTTGGTCGAGCTGGTGCAGAATGAGCCTTTTGCGGCTATCCACGTGCGGGCGCGAGCCGAATAA
- a CDS encoding L-threonylcarbamoyladenylate synthase, whose product MSQFFQIHPENPQARLIKQAVEIIRAGGVVIYPTDSSYAIGCQIGDKGAVERVRRLRQLDDKHNFALICSDLSQLGLFAKVDTGTFRLLKAHTPGPYTFILNATREVPRLLLHPKKRTIGLRVPEHPIALALLAELGEPLMSVSLILPGETEPLYDPYEMRRLLEKHVDLIIDGGYGGNKASTVINLADGEPEVVRVGCGDPAPFMVEA is encoded by the coding sequence GTGAGTCAATTCTTCCAGATTCATCCGGAAAACCCTCAGGCGCGCCTGATTAAACAGGCCGTGGAGATTATCCGTGCCGGCGGCGTGGTGATCTATCCAACTGATTCGTCCTACGCCATCGGTTGCCAGATCGGCGACAAGGGCGCGGTCGAGCGTGTAAGGCGCCTGCGCCAGCTGGACGACAAGCACAACTTCGCACTGATTTGCAGCGACTTGTCTCAACTGGGCCTGTTCGCCAAGGTCGACACCGGTACGTTCCGCCTGCTCAAGGCCCATACGCCGGGGCCTTATACCTTCATTCTCAATGCCACCCGCGAAGTGCCGCGCCTTTTACTGCACCCCAAGAAGCGCACCATCGGCCTGCGCGTGCCGGAACACCCGATAGCCCTGGCGCTGTTGGCCGAGCTGGGTGAGCCGCTGATGAGCGTGTCGTTGATCCTGCCCGGTGAAACCGAACCGTTGTACGACCCTTACGAAATGCGGCGCCTGCTGGAAAAGCATGTCGACCTGATCATCGATGGCGGCTACGGCGGCAACAAAGCCTCGACGGTGATCAACCTGGCTGACGGCGAGCCTGAAGTGGTGCGTGTGGGCTGTGGCGATCCGGCGCCATTTATGGTCGAGGCCTGA
- a CDS encoding PHP domain-containing protein, translating to MNVDLHCHSTASDGALAPAVLVARAFEKGVQVLALTDHDTLEGLDEARVAAHSLGMQLVNGVELSCTWGGATIHVLGYGFDQNAPPLVAAIAQLHDGRWLRSEEISRKLSLKGMPGALDGARAIQQELGDSGNAPARPHFADWMVREGYVKDRAEAFRKWLGAGKLGDVKLHWPTLEDTVQTLRASGAWVSLAHPWHYDFTRSKRRKLISDYIGAGGHAIEVVNGHQPAEQVGSLAILAREFGLLVSAGSDFHGPGGWSEIGEYRQVPEDLPLLWGRFKHDPIIATV from the coding sequence GTGAATGTTGATTTGCACTGCCACAGCACGGCCTCCGACGGCGCCCTGGCGCCCGCGGTACTGGTTGCGCGTGCGTTTGAAAAAGGCGTGCAAGTGCTGGCGTTGACCGACCACGACACCCTCGAAGGTCTCGATGAGGCCCGCGTAGCCGCGCATTCTTTGGGGATGCAGTTGGTCAACGGGGTGGAATTGTCCTGCACCTGGGGCGGCGCCACCATTCATGTACTTGGCTACGGTTTCGATCAGAATGCCCCGCCGTTGGTGGCGGCCATTGCCCAATTGCACGATGGCCGCTGGCTGCGGTCCGAAGAAATAAGCCGCAAGCTCAGCCTTAAAGGTATGCCCGGCGCCCTCGACGGCGCCCGTGCCATCCAGCAGGAACTGGGCGACAGCGGCAACGCACCGGCCCGTCCGCACTTTGCCGACTGGATGGTGCGCGAAGGCTATGTCAAGGATCGCGCCGAAGCCTTTCGCAAATGGCTGGGGGCCGGCAAGTTGGGCGATGTGAAGCTGCATTGGCCGACTCTGGAAGACACCGTCCAGACCTTGCGGGCTTCCGGGGCCTGGGTCAGCCTGGCGCATCCCTGGCATTACGATTTCACCCGCAGCAAGCGCCGCAAGCTGATCAGCGACTATATTGGTGCGGGTGGCCACGCGATTGAGGTGGTCAACGGGCATCAACCGGCGGAACAGGTCGGCAGCCTGGCGATCCTTGCTCGCGAATTTGGTCTGCTGGTCAGTGCCGGCAGTGATTTTCATGGCCCAGGCGGCTGGTCCGAGATTGGCGAGTATCGCCAGGTCCCGGAAGATCTGCCGCTGTTGTGGGGGCGATTCAAGCATGACCCCATTATTGCCACCGTCTGA